A single window of Paracoccus albus DNA harbors:
- a CDS encoding esterase-like activity of phytase family protein, protein MSGSRHRPLILAFLISTLALPSYGKASVEYVGTFVWSLPEADFGGFSGIEISDDGSEFHILSDRATIRWGRVDRDPAGRIRGMQMSGRARLQDSQGRMLQPGWQGDSEGLAMADGGGFWVSFEGLDRVARYDDPDQPAIRIPVPDAFEELPVNSGLEALAADQDGTLYAVPELMSQATNSFPVWRFRRGEWDQPFSLPAASKWQSVGADIGPDGRLYLLERYFRGILGFQSRVRRFNLAEDGVSDEEVLLESTTLQYDNLEGISAWSDGQGIRITMVSDDNFLPIQRTELVEYRILN, encoded by the coding sequence ATGTCAGGCAGTCGCCACCGCCCGCTGATCCTTGCGTTCCTGATCTCGACACTGGCCCTGCCGTCCTATGGCAAGGCCAGTGTCGAATATGTGGGAACCTTCGTCTGGTCGCTGCCGGAAGCTGATTTCGGCGGCTTTTCCGGCATCGAAATCAGCGATGACGGATCAGAGTTTCATATCCTGTCCGACAGGGCGACGATCCGTTGGGGCCGCGTTGATCGTGACCCGGCTGGCCGAATTCGTGGCATGCAGATGTCGGGCCGCGCACGACTGCAGGACAGTCAGGGCCGCATGCTGCAGCCGGGCTGGCAGGGCGACAGCGAAGGGCTTGCCATGGCGGACGGCGGCGGCTTCTGGGTCAGCTTTGAGGGGCTGGACCGGGTGGCCCGTTATGACGATCCGGATCAGCCCGCGATTCGTATTCCCGTACCCGACGCGTTCGAGGAACTGCCGGTGAACAGCGGGCTGGAGGCTCTGGCTGCAGATCAGGACGGCACGCTTTATGCCGTGCCAGAGCTGATGTCGCAGGCGACCAACAGCTTTCCGGTCTGGCGGTTTCGCCGTGGCGAGTGGGATCAGCCGTTCAGTTTGCCTGCCGCGTCAAAATGGCAGTCGGTTGGTGCAGATATCGGGCCTGATGGCCGGCTCTATCTGCTGGAGCGCTATTTCCGGGGAATTCTGGGTTTCCAGTCGCGCGTGCGTCGCTTCAATCTGGCAGAGGATGGTGTCAGCGACGAGGAAGTTCTGCTGGAAAGCACGACCCTGCAATATGACAACCTCGAAGGCATTTCTGCATGGAGCGATGGTCAGGGCATCCGTATAACGATGGTTTCGGATGACAACTTTCTGCCGATCCAGCGGACTGAACTGGTCGAGTATCGTATCCTGAATTGA
- a CDS encoding LysR family transcriptional regulator, translating to MIEARILAGLPVFRAVAVNGGFTAAAGRLGVTPSAVSQSIRALEEQVGTRLFARTSRSLRLTEAGSRLLAEIDAPLGRLSNAIESLRDSEGQPEGPLRISLSHLASEICVMPQLAQFIQAHPAIQLELSTDNRLTDIVKGGFDAGIRLRESLEGDMISLPIGPPLRRVLLASPEYIERHGKPATPGDLQGHRLQRFRFPGSQRLEPLRFRDGDHTLELDPPASISLDDIRSIGLALRSGQIMAQAFRIIEEQAIENGRLVELLQEYEPDPLQFHIYYPSRILQSARLKAFLDWFARGKHA from the coding sequence ATGATAGAAGCTCGTATCCTTGCCGGGTTGCCGGTTTTTCGTGCGGTTGCGGTCAACGGTGGATTCACCGCCGCTGCCGGGCGACTGGGCGTTACCCCCTCTGCCGTGTCGCAATCCATCCGCGCGTTGGAAGAACAGGTCGGCACCCGGCTGTTCGCAAGGACGAGCCGCTCGCTGCGCCTGACTGAAGCAGGCAGCCGGTTGCTGGCTGAAATTGACGCACCGCTGGGACGACTGTCGAACGCGATCGAATCCCTTCGCGACAGTGAGGGACAGCCAGAGGGTCCGCTGCGAATCTCACTTTCGCATCTGGCCTCGGAAATCTGCGTCATGCCGCAGCTTGCCCAGTTCATACAGGCGCATCCCGCCATTCAACTGGAACTGAGCACGGATAACCGCCTGACGGACATTGTGAAGGGTGGCTTCGACGCCGGGATCAGGCTGCGGGAATCGCTGGAAGGGGACATGATCTCTCTGCCGATTGGCCCGCCGCTGCGCCGGGTGTTGCTGGCCAGTCCCGAATATATCGAACGCCACGGCAAACCAGCCACACCCGGCGACCTGCAGGGTCACCGCCTTCAGCGCTTCAGGTTCCCCGGTAGCCAGCGACTGGAACCCTTGCGCTTTCGCGATGGCGACCACACGCTGGAGCTTGATCCCCCCGCATCCATCAGTCTGGATGACATCCGCAGCATCGGTCTGGCGCTGCGATCCGGTCAGATCATGGCGCAGGCGTTCCGCATTATAGAGGAACAGGCCATCGAAAACGGACGTCTGGTTGAGCTGCTACAAGAATATGAACCTGATCCGCTTCAGTTTCACATCTATTACCCATCGCGAATCCTGCAATCAGCCCGGCTGAAAGCCTTTCTGGATTGGTTTGCGCGCGGCAAGCACGCCTGA
- a CDS encoding serine hydrolase domain-containing protein yields MTRIQPQMTAKMDAAIDSALAERRIVGTVTMLSENGNVTYRRAAGFSDRESAQQMQMEDRFRYASITKLFTTAAALKLIEVGRLDPAAPVTNYLPDFQPRLANGRIPVITIDHLMSHMAGLDYDFQQPVQGPYARACISNGLDNNRATMAENLKRLSGQTLLSEPGGKWRYSMATDVLGGVISAICDEPLPIVVAELVSGPLGLNAGFHRHPDRLVPTYKDSDTQPVRYDEQTEIPFGDGIVLRLDPQRIGRNDRAFASGGGGMEGDAASALVLIEALRDGDFLSPGMRQQAMKLRTPPNQPTRGPGWGFSWLGSYLIDPNAAGTALAAGTIAWGGVYGYSWLMSPQLGRCMVALTNTALEGMIGRFAAEIAEATA; encoded by the coding sequence ATGACCCGTATTCAGCCACAGATGACCGCAAAAATGGATGCCGCAATCGACAGCGCGCTTGCAGAGCGCCGGATTGTCGGCACGGTGACCATGCTTTCAGAGAATGGAAATGTTACCTATCGACGCGCCGCCGGTTTCTCGGACCGCGAAAGCGCGCAACAGATGCAGATGGAAGACCGCTTCCGCTATGCCTCGATCACAAAGCTTTTTACCACCGCCGCGGCGCTGAAGCTGATTGAAGTCGGGCGACTTGATCCGGCGGCGCCTGTCACAAACTATTTGCCGGATTTTCAACCGCGCTTGGCGAATGGTCGGATACCAGTCATCACGATTGATCATCTGATGTCGCATATGGCGGGGTTGGACTATGATTTCCAGCAGCCTGTGCAGGGCCCATATGCCCGCGCATGCATTTCAAACGGGCTGGATAACAACCGGGCCACGATGGCGGAAAACCTGAAACGACTGTCCGGGCAAACGCTGCTGTCTGAACCGGGTGGAAAATGGCGTTACTCTATGGCGACCGATGTCTTGGGCGGGGTCATTTCTGCGATATGTGACGAACCCTTGCCAATCGTCGTTGCTGAACTGGTCAGCGGGCCCCTTGGCCTGAATGCAGGCTTTCATCGCCATCCCGATCGGCTCGTCCCGACCTATAAGGACAGCGACACCCAGCCTGTCAGGTATGACGAGCAGACGGAAATACCGTTTGGCGACGGCATCGTGCTGCGCCTCGACCCGCAGCGTATCGGTCGGAACGACAGAGCCTTCGCATCGGGTGGTGGCGGGATGGAGGGCGACGCGGCATCAGCACTGGTGCTGATCGAGGCGCTGCGCGACGGGGATTTCCTGTCGCCCGGTATGCGGCAGCAGGCGATGAAGTTGCGCACCCCGCCAAATCAGCCGACACGCGGTCCGGGTTGGGGCTTTAGCTGGCTGGGTTCGTATCTGATTGATCCGAATGCCGCTGGCACGGCACTTGCCGCCGGGACAATCGCCTGGGGTGGCGTCTACGGTTATTCCTGGCTGATGAGCCCGCAACTTGGGCGCTGCATGGTTGCGCTGACCAATACCGCACTGGAAGGGATGATCGGGCGTTTCGCTGCGGAAATCGCTGAAGCGACGGCGTAA
- a CDS encoding queuosine precursor transporter — MTRFIPGAIAMAIIVVASNILVQFHLGAWLTWGAITYPFAFLVTDVMNRVYGPAAARRVVLAGFAIGVVCSLVAAGMDKTTLRIAIASGAAFLIAQLLDISVFNAMRTSGGWWKAPLVSSFFGSAVDTALFFSIAFAAQFSFIDPADNVGWANEMIPLLGFGPAAPVWASLATADWLMKMLLALLALVPFRLMVRNILRRNAAF, encoded by the coding sequence ATGACCCGCTTCATTCCCGGCGCTATCGCCATGGCCATTATCGTGGTGGCCTCAAACATCCTCGTGCAATTCCATCTGGGCGCATGGCTCACCTGGGGCGCGATTACCTATCCCTTCGCCTTTCTGGTCACCGATGTGATGAACCGCGTCTATGGACCCGCCGCTGCCCGGCGCGTGGTTCTGGCGGGCTTCGCCATCGGTGTCGTCTGTTCGCTGGTCGCCGCAGGCATGGACAAAACGACGCTTCGAATCGCCATCGCATCGGGCGCGGCCTTTTTGATTGCACAGCTTCTGGACATTTCCGTGTTCAACGCCATGCGCACAAGCGGCGGCTGGTGGAAGGCGCCTCTGGTTTCGTCATTCTTCGGATCGGCTGTGGATACGGCACTTTTCTTTTCCATCGCCTTTGCTGCTCAGTTCAGCTTTATCGACCCCGCTGACAACGTCGGCTGGGCGAATGAGATGATCCCGCTGCTTGGTTTCGGCCCCGCTGCGCCGGTTTGGGCCTCGCTCGCGACAGCGGATTGGTTGATGAAAATGTTGCTTGCTTTGCTGGCTTTGGTGCCATTCCGCCTCATGGTCCGCAATATCTTGCGTCGGAACGCTGCATTTTGA
- a CDS encoding PP2C family protein-serine/threonine phosphatase yields MNRIAPDRSPATPKATDRRLIMLVDDSRWQRRLFARYLDGTDFDVVEAESGAEALRLFRQRKPDFILSDWVMENMTGPELCAEVRELSTDSYTYFILLTSKADPADIAYGLENGADDFLTKPTSSAELRARICAAERILHLQERARRTNEKLTEALRILHKTQSAMERDLKDASKLQQGLIGERSETYDGFAVSNIQRPAGHVGGDLTGSFAINARRFGVFAIDVSGHGVAAALLTARLATQFSPSVDQNAALLINEFGLYEARPPAVLARYLNHLMLTDLQTDTYFTMVYAMVDQMSGEVRMVQAGHPHPIVQRSNGEIEMLGKGGYPIGVIEEAGFEEISLTLEPGDRLLIASDGLSDATDASGAIMGEAGVAAIMRANPDARGSDLCDELVRSVNAFSDGRQSDDISAVLIERLRPI; encoded by the coding sequence ATGAACAGGATAGCACCCGATAGATCACCAGCGACGCCAAAGGCGACCGACAGGCGCCTGATCATGCTGGTCGATGACAGCCGATGGCAGCGCCGTTTGTTCGCGCGCTATCTGGACGGCACGGATTTCGATGTCGTCGAAGCCGAAAGCGGGGCAGAAGCATTGCGGCTGTTCCGTCAACGCAAGCCGGACTTTATCCTTTCTGATTGGGTGATGGAAAATATGACCGGCCCCGAACTTTGCGCCGAGGTGCGCGAACTCAGCACGGACAGCTATACCTATTTCATCCTGCTGACGTCGAAGGCCGATCCCGCGGATATCGCTTATGGCCTTGAAAACGGTGCTGACGACTTCCTGACAAAGCCGACCTCCTCTGCAGAGTTGCGGGCGCGTATTTGTGCGGCAGAACGTATCCTGCACTTGCAGGAGCGTGCGCGGCGCACCAATGAGAAGCTGACCGAAGCGCTGCGGATACTTCACAAAACCCAATCCGCGATGGAACGCGATCTGAAAGACGCGAGCAAGCTGCAGCAAGGTCTGATCGGGGAAAGAAGCGAAACCTATGATGGTTTTGCCGTATCCAACATCCAGCGGCCCGCCGGGCATGTCGGCGGCGACCTGACCGGCAGCTTTGCCATCAATGCCCGGCGCTTCGGTGTGTTCGCAATCGACGTCTCGGGTCATGGCGTGGCGGCAGCCCTGCTGACCGCGCGGCTTGCGACACAGTTCTCCCCGTCAGTCGATCAGAATGCCGCTTTGCTGATAAATGAGTTCGGCTTGTACGAGGCGCGGCCACCTGCGGTTCTGGCGCGTTATCTCAACCATCTGATGCTGACCGATCTTCAGACGGACACCTATTTCACTATGGTTTATGCGATGGTCGACCAGATGAGTGGTGAGGTCCGCATGGTCCAGGCCGGTCACCCGCATCCCATCGTGCAGCGCAGCAATGGCGAGATCGAGATGCTGGGAAAGGGCGGCTACCCCATCGGCGTCATCGAAGAGGCTGGGTTCGAGGAGATATCACTGACACTCGAACCGGGCGACCGTCTGCTGATCGCGTCGGATGGGCTGTCGGATGCCACGGATGCATCCGGCGCCATAATGGGTGAGGCTGGCGTTGCAGCCATCATGCGGGCCAATCCGGATGCACGTGGTTCAGATCTTTGCGACGAACTGGTTCGGTCCGTCAATGCTTTCAGCGATGGGCGACAAAGCGACGATATTTCCGCCGTTCTGATTGAGCGGTTGAGGCCGATCTGA